GGGGACAATATATGGGATGAACTATGGACATGCAACATTTTTGGCTGTGAAGGGTAATTTAATTTAAATTGTGCATTTCAATATTCACCAAGTGTTTTTGTGTATTGTTATACATACAGTAGATGTACACTGCCATGTACAGTAGATGTTCAGAAAAGTATAAACAATCTTGCTGCAGTATGCATAGAAAGTGGATATTCATGGATGCGTGTCATAATGGTTAAATGTAAAAACAACTTGTCATTTTTGGAGACAGGTTTTTGAAATGACATCGTTATGGTATAGCTAGCAAAAGAGTGTAGAAACAGTAGCTAACTCACTTTTACTGTAAACAACTCTTAAGATGCCTGGCTAAGCATCTTGGCTGACTGTGGGGTGAATACATTTGAATAATTACTGACAAATAGAAACTGCACCTCTCTTTACTAGCAAGCAAAACGCTGTTTCCAAAACTGCCGTGTGCCTAAAGGAATGTTTGCTATTTAAAACTCTATGACCTCTCCACTTTACAAGCATATGAATGATTATGTTCTCAATACAATGACACAATATAGGACACAATCACCCTACAGTGGTGCAGCAACTAGTTTCTGATCCAGTCCATCCAGGAGACTCTGTGATTCTACAGTGTACAGTACTCTCTCAGACCTGTACAGGAGAACACAGTGTGTACTGGTTCAGAGCCGGATCAGGAGAATCCCATCCAGGAGTAATTTACACCCCTGGGAACTTGAGTGATGCGTGTAAGAAGAACCCCGAGACTCCCTCTCCTACACAGAGCTGTGTCTACAGCCTCTCCAAGAACAACCTCAGTCTCTCTGATGCTGGGACTTACTACTGTGCTGTGGCCACATGTGGGGAGATCCTGTTTGGCAACGGAACAAACCTAAATATTGGTAAGTAATGAATATTATGTGTTATAATGTTGAAAATACAGAAGAAAGTTTAGTCATATTAAAAGTGGTGCatgtacattgagtgtacaaaacattaagaacatcttcctaatattgagttgcacccccttttgccctcaattttttggggcatggactctacacgttgtcgaaagtgttccacagggatgctggaacatgttgactccaatgcttcccacagttgtgtcattttggctggatgtcctttgggtggtggaccatttttgatccACAcgtgaaactgttgagcgtgaaaaacccagcagcattgcagttcttgacacactaaaACCGgtccgcctggcacctactaccataacccgttcaaaggcacttaaatattttgtcttgcccattcaccctctgaatggcacacatacacaatccaattgtctcaaggcttaaaaatcgttCGGTAacctatctcctccccttcatatacaccgattgaagtggatttaacaagtgacatcaataaggaatcatacctttcacctggattcacctggtcagtctgtcaaggAAAGAACATCTTCTCATAATGTTTTATACAGTCAGTGTTCAGCACAGTGGTTGAGGTCAATGTGCCTTTTGCTATAACAATATTCTCATCATTGACCAGAAATGAATGTTCAGCTGAAAATTCTTAGATGCTGTAAACAAAATACAACCTGCTAATAACTTATTTAAAGAAATACAAAATTAATATTTTGACAAATCTCTCCTTCAAAATGTGGCTACAATCAATCCACATCTTTCATATGATAATAATACCAATTTTATGGAATGTGTATAGTGCTTTTCATTACAAAATTCATCTCAAAGCGTTAAAAAGCTAAATCAAATGACAAACACAACAAATATAAATTGAGACGATGGAGATAGAATAGAATGTCCTTAGGTAGATTAGGATGACGGAGATGGAGATTGAATTTCCGTTGTCACATTTGAATGATGGAGATGGAGATTGAATGTCCTTAGGCAGATTAGGATGTTGGAGATTGAATGTCCTTAGGCAGATTAGGATGTTGGAGATTGAATGTCCTTAGGCAGATTAGGATGTTGGAGATTGAATGTCCTTAGGCAGATTAGGATGTTGGAGATTGAATGTCCTTAGGCAGATTAGGATGTTGGAGATTGAATGTCCTTAGGCAGATTAGGATGTTGGAGATTGAATGTCCTTAGGCAGATTAGGATGTTGGAGATTGAATTTCCTTAGGCAGATTAGGATGTTGGAGATTGAACGTCCTTAGGCAGATTAGGATGATGCAGTTGGAGATTGAATGTCCTCAGTCATACTAGGAAAAGGGTGTTGAGGAAGGTAGGGCTGGAAAGGCAGGATAGAGACAAAAGACAGAGCCCCTCATCAGAACATCACACATACTTCTCCTGCATTCAGTTCCTCCATGGAAGCCGCTCCTTTCTGTCGGTACTGGTTCTCCATTACAAAAAATGTAGCAACCACCTGGGTGTTGCCACTGTTGCTGAAAGTGCAGGGAAAGTCACCAGAAATCAACAGTTGTTAGGAACAGACACTGATCCTCCTCTGCCATCTTcagaaacatttttattttaatataAGGGTGGTATCTATATATATCTTACTATTTTTTTAGTCATATAAATGGTGTTATATATTTCTTACTATTTTATATTAATGTAATGGTGGTATGTATTTCTATTATTATTTTATCTTACTATATGGTTGGTATATATGCCTCTATCTATATTATTTTAATATAAGGGTGAAATAGATCTCTCatactattttattttaaaataagggtggtatatatttattttactattttgtttTAACATAAGGGTGATATGTATCTCTCCtactattttattttaatttaatggtGGCATATATCTCTTTTATAATTATATTTTAATATAAGggtggtatatatatatttatatatatctcTTACTGTTTTATTTTCATATAAGGGCGGTATTTTTCTCTTACTATTTTATTATAATTCAAGGGTAGTTATATCTCTCTTCCTATTTGATATTAATATAACGGTGGTATACATGTATATCGACTCtcattattacatttttattcctTTTAGAAAGATCACTGGATCATGTAGTCATTGGACTGGGAGTGACATCAGTTTTCTGTGTGATTGTGATCATTATACTCATCTTCAGCAGAATTACAAAGCCAATTTCTGAACATTATAAAGGTGAGTCCTCTGGTATTACAAACTGTAGTTGAACACGTAATACATTTTACGATTAATGCACAATACTTGTCATCAAGTATAATACCTCTGTCTTTACCTTTTGTCATGTTGATGCTTGTTTTTATTCATGTTAACAGTGAGTGTTGCTCAGCATATTAGACATGACAACTCAACCACTGAATATGATCAGGTaataaatacaattgttataATATTGGCCTGTTGGTAGATCATTTGTGATATGATACTTGATACTCAAATTTTCTGACTATTATTATGACTACATTTTTTAAACCAACAACATTATTTACAGGATCATGACCCAGATACCCTGAATTATGCTGCATTGCATTTCTCTGAGAGGAAAACTAAAAgaggaagaaagaagagagagacacaacaggagagtgtgtacTCTGATGTCAGAGTAGACTGGGACTGAACGTTGTTTATGTGCAGAGGAATGGATGTAGTTTGGGCAATAAACTTTTCTTAATATATAATGTATTTAAACAGTCATGATATTTTACCCTTAATGATACAGTGACATTTTCTGTCAAGCAAGACAGTGGCAGAattgtccctatacccatcatgaggttattacaacctagcctatgaatgaaagtttacaaaatAGGTGCACACAAGTCCAGATAaagatttgaggtgacagacactGACACATGGACAGAAagggacacattcaataccgccttgcacactttTGCCTGCATCTAGCGGATCTAGTGTGtcatcattagtccaacagttacaAACTGGAAAAATTCAGGTATATTTATTACCTGAATTTATTATAGTTTCGTTCCGTTTGCATCCGTTGAAGATTTGTTTTAACAGAATCTGAGGAATGAATACACCACCGTTCACACTCAAACAGCTCACTTTCATAACCACATACAAACAGcttgttgtattccttctcgcatctacgctctctcctcctctcaccttttagCTTCGCTtatggacttcaatgcacaacacatcagctgtctgtgaccaggtgaaaaaccTTTCCAAACCGATCATTCATGTCATAACCGCTACATACCTCACACATCGTTGTCATCATATTAgttaaagtaacgtcatagtcagcatagctaatagaactaacaagATATTTCACCCGCTACAATGATGCAGTAcaatgtacagtcagtaagcagatTAGCACTTACACCAAATTagtcaaaccaaaagcttacctttaCTTGAAAGAGTTCCAATTTTGCATAGTTAAAGCCAGCTatctaacatagcatccctctatttgagctgggtgtttgagtaggcaaaactagctagctgcatttgctagctaagtaagtgaaagtgaaagtgaaaaacaaaaaacaaatatatctctctttctctctcccaatcATCATTCATTTTTTAAGAAAGTAATTTGTTtaaaactgttaaactattgtctttctctctctttgagtcagctactcaccacatgttatgcagtgcagtgctagctagctgtagcttatgctttcagtaataGATTAATTATCTTATCCGTTGGTTGGGTGGACAAAATTTCAGTTAATGCTACAAGAGCTCTGATGAGTTCGAAGATGTCCCCCGGAAGCTGTCACAATTACTATGTAATTAAACATGAGAGTCCTAcgtttgtattgaagtcaatgtacccagaggaagacggaagctagctgtcctccagctacacaaTCATGCATTCCCtagagagtgctgttgaggctactgtagaccttcattaaaaaacagtgtgttttaatccattacttggtgacattaatatatttTGTATCGTTTAATCtaaaaagtataactttttaaatgtttcactattacattttttatgaaattcactgagaactgtcctccccttcctcctctgaggagcctccactgatgtagGAAGCTAATTCTTCTAGGAGCGTTCTCTGTCAGAGTAACACTGTAATGGAATGGCTTGTCCTGTCAGGTAGAGGGCCAGAAACCATTGAGGACTTTAAATCACTCCTGAGAAACCCAGTTTTTTTTGTTTGGCCTTTAATCTGTGATTGTATTGTTATTTTAGACTTCCTTAGTGATTCTATGTCATCCTCTTGTATTGTATCTCTTGTATATCAGCCCTTTGCTTAGACATACTGTTTAACTGTGAGCCAACTCAGTGGCAGTGTGCTTAGTGTCCTCCCTGAGATTAGAAGGTTGAGGGTTTGATCCCCGATCGAGTCACACCAATTACTCTAAAAATGGGACCGGATGCCTCTCTGTTTGGCACTCAGTATAAAGGAGATGGATTGGGTTaagtgtcctgtccaggaggtgtacttgtacatcaagctgcatACCGCTATAGAATCGGGAGATAGGCTCCTGCCGCTATGAGGCATTCTGTCTCGAACAAGGATTAATTACTTTCCTAATGTTATATTGTAAAGTTTGATCAGCCCCCATAAAGTTGATCAGCCCCCATTTGAAGTCATTTTTCTATTTGCAATAATGTATAATTGTATTATGGTTCTATTTTTATTGTTTTAATAATTTTAGCTAAATGTATTATTGTTGTGGTATTTACTGTAACCCATGAAACAAACATTGaggtattatattattatattataatattgtatataatgtaggttAATTACGTTCTACAGTATTTATTGAGTTCACACAGCGTACTGTAATTATAGCTATAATGTACCAGCATGTACCAGTAGTGCTGTGTCGAATTGTTAAACCAATTTATCATTAAACATTGCCTGATGTATCGTATTATTTAAAATTGAGCTTTAATAATGGTACAAAGAGTGACTGTCCTCAAAGGTGTAAACTTCGAAATTGACAACAAATAAAACATAATGCACATGTATTAATACTTGATTCTGAAATAATCAAAGAAACAAAACAGTACAAGCCAGATACTGCATACAAACAAATCAACCCTCATAACATAAAGCAAAATTTTTTACCATTATTAAAAGCTACATGTTAAAATAATATGATTAATCAGACAATATTTAATGATACATTGGTTTAATGATTCTACACAGTGCTACTGGTACATTGTTTAATTTGTCACTAACCCATCAGAGGGGCTGAAGATGTTCTTGGAGAGGGTGTAGACACAGCTCTGTGTAGGAGAGGGAGTCTCAGGGCTCTTCTCACACTTATCACTCCAGTTCCCAGAGGTGTAAATGACTCCTGGGTGGGATTCTCCTGATCCGCCTCTGAACCAGTACACACTGTGTTCTCCTGTTACGGTCTCAGAGAGTACTGTACACTGTAGAGTCACAGAGTCTCCTGGATAGACTGGTTCAGACACTAGCTGCTGCTCCAGAGTTATCTTGGTAAACCTCTTTCCACTGGAACctaaattgtttattttttaaaactcaattcctctttgcttgacatcatgggaaaatcaaaagaaatcagccaagacctcggaaaaacaattgtagacatACACAAGTCTGGTTTCCTTCTTGggagaagtatctatatccacagtaaaacaagtcctatatcgacataacatgaaaggccgctcatcaaggaagaagccgctgctcaaaaaccgccataaaaaagccagactacggtttgcaactgcacatgaggagatagatcatactttttggagaaatttcctctggtctgatgaaacaaaaaaagaactgtttggccataatgaccattgttatgttcaGAGGAAAAAAGgagaggtttgcaagccgaagaacaccatcccaaccatgaagcacgggggtggccgcatcatgttgtgagggtgctttgctgcaggagggactggtgcaagtcagaaaatagatggcttcatgaggttgggaaattctgtggatatattgaagcaacatctcaagatatctgtcaggaagttaaagcttggtcacaaatgggtcttccaaatggaatatgaccctaagcatactaccaaagttgtggcaaaatggcttaaggacatcaaagtcaaggtattggagttgccatcacaaagccctggcctcaatctcttagaaaatgtgtgggcagaactgaaaaggcgtgtgtgagcaaggaggcctagaaacctgacttagttacaccaggaatgggccaaaattcacccaacttattgtgggaagcttgtggaagactacatgaagcgtttgactcaagttaaaaaCATTTAAGAcaatgctagcaaatactaattgagtgtatgtaaacttctgacccactgggaatgtgatgaaagaaatggaAGCTGAagtaaataattatctctactattattttgacatttcacattcttaaaatatagtggtgatcctaactgacctaaaacagggaattattacttggattaaatgtcaggaattgtgaaaaacggagtttaaatatatttggctaaggtgtatgtaatcttccgacttcaactgtataaggaTCCAGTCCATTTAcacttacacttcagtgttttgATGCAAAAATTCCAACAAAATACTtggcgcatagaattaaaaaggtattttcagatattattaatcctaatcagacaggtacTTTAgctggacgatacattggagatcatataagacaagtactggaaacaatagaatactatgagATATTGGGGATACCAGGCCTTGTTTTCATATCTGATTTTGAAGGCTTTTGAAAAAGTGTGACTGGAGTTCATATAgaaatgcctagaatatttcaattttggagaatctcttataaaatgagTTAAAGtaatgtatagtaaccctaggtttaaaatattaaataatggctacatctcagaaagctttaaactgtcaagaggagtaaaacaagcttgtcctatatcggcataactatttattattgccatcgaaatgttagttgttaaaattagatccaacaactatattaagggattagaaatccgtggcttaaaaacaaaggtttcattgtacgctgatgattcatgttttcttttgagCAAAGATGTAGTGTTCCTATTTGATCATCATCACAATGACAGTGGATGTGTTTGGTTATtccagaagagaaagagagaaatgtaaTCCTACATGTGGTTGAAATCAGAAATAAATACAAGCATAAGAGAAGTCACATTTTCTATGATTAGCTATCCCATATCAAAGTCCTTGCAAATTGTCCAATCACAATCAACCCAGCAGGACCACCAACCCCTCAGATCCCAAAAGTCATTCCCACAAGTTCTGAACTTTTGTTTTACATAACATCATAAACAAAATTGAATCtcaatttaataaaaaataaatttaataTCAGTGCCATTACAGCGTCCCAACTGATGACTACATATTTTACTTAATGTTCAATGTTAAAACTTATACACATTTTCTAGTCAGATATGGATGGTATAACAGAACTTGTAGGGAATGAAAAGGTCAACAGTAAGGCCAGGGTCTTACTATGAATGTATTTGGAGCAGACCACCATTTTGTGGAGCCTGCGTTGACATGTGATTCCTCATTTATGGATGCCTtcaatgtatttgtatttttttgtattatttaattgtatttattgatATAAGTGTTGTTTTATGTCAATGCAGGAATTGATTGGAAGTGTTAGGGGCAGTATTTACCCAATTCCTGGTCCTGGAGGTCCCCTATGTCTGCTGGTTTCTATGGAATGTGCATCTCAGATGACAACCTCCTTGTAACAATGGCATTTTGTAAAGTTAATGTCCATTTCATTTTTCATCGGTCGCCCAGTTCATTGTTGAATTATTTGCTTATCATCAGTTTAGGGTTCCTTCAAACCAGACAAACTAATGCGTAAAAAACACTGAAAGAGAGTGAATGTTTTTGTCAGAAAGCTTGCGATGACATGTCCTTGAAACAATTGAAAAAGTAGAATAGCATTTTAACTGAATAATTTCTCTTCACCACACCACTATATTGGACATGCTTTTCATGTGTCTTCGTTTGAAGGCGAGATATTAACCAGGGATATTAACCAGGGATATTATCCAGGGATATTAACCAGGGATATTATCCAGGGATATTATCCAGGGATATTAACCAGGGATATTAACCAGGGATATTATCCAGGGATATTAACCAGGGATATTAACCAGGGATATTAACCAGGGATATTAACCAGGGGTATTAACCAGGGATATTAACCAGGGGTATTAACCAGATATATTATCCAGGGGTATTAACCAGAGATATTATCCAGGGGTATTAACCAGAGATATTATCCAGGGATATTAACCAGAGATATTAACCAGAGATATTATCCAGGGATATTAACCAGAGATATTAACCAGAGATATTATCCAGGGCTATTGACCGGGGATATTAACCATAGATATTATCCAGGGATATTAACCAGGGATATTAACCATAGATATTAACCAGGGATATTATCCAGGGATATTAACCAGGGATATTAACCAGAGATATTAACCAGGGATATTATCCAGGGATATTAACCAGAGATATTAACCAGAGATATTATCCAGGGATATTAACCAGAGATATTAACCACAGATATTATCCAGGAATATTAACCAGAGATATTAACCAGAGATATTATCCAGGGGTATTAACCAGGGGTATTAACCAGAGATATTATCCAGGGGTATTAACCAGAGATATTATCCAGGGGTATTTGAGAACCACTGGACCAGCCTTTGACATCTCCCGTGGAGAGATTGTTCCTGGGAGTCTTGATAGTTTGGGAGCAGCATGTGTGTGTAGGTTGTATCGTTTGAGTAAGGCTTAGTAAAAAAAAGGAATGGAATGGGGTGGTGATAGGAGTGGTTTCAAAATGTTGCTTTTACAGTCCTTAAAGTTGTGTATTTACTTTTCTGAAAAGAAACAAAATCCCAattctaaaaaaataaaaaattattgaCAGCTTGGTTAAATTAGCTCTGAATAGAGCGATACAAAGCACACTTGACTATTGTAAGACATAACAGAGTTGTGTAACATGAACACGGTCACAGTTCTGTCAATGACATTACAATTGATACAGCATCAGGAAGGAACATTTTACATGACGGTACTCTGGTAGTCTTTCACCAGATGGCGGTGTTTCACTAGTTTAGGACATAATTATTTTACCAGTCTCACAGTCTGACCATAGGTCAATGTGGTGTTAAATACAATTATGAACCACGGCAATGTTTTCTCTCAGGTGTAATCTCTTCATACTGCTAAAATGCTGTAGTCTATTGGTCAAAGTTAATGCTACTAATTGAATTGATTTTGTTAGCCTTCGCTGTTGTATCTCATTAAACAATTAAATCATCAAATATGCCTTTACTAACATGAGATAATGTTTCATTCTGTTTTAGCTAGCAGCTGGAAAAGTAGTGAGAGACTTGACCCCtcaaaattcaaataaaatacaactTGAAAAGAAAGGTACAAGTGAACCCAGTTAACCATATTTTTCATGCATATTGCACTTTGTGCATGCAACTCAAATTACTATTTTGGCCTATAATGTTCTCATTATTGTCAAAACTAGTGGTAGAGTGGACTAGCAGAGAAAATTGATCAATGAATAAAAACACATACTTGATTCTAAGGGTGCTTTCACAAATGCCTGAAACTCACTCCTTAGCCAATACCTTGTAGTCAAACATATCCAATTGTTTGAGGTTAACTGCAAGCGTATTGAGGTATATTGAAGTTCTTATTCCTAATAGGGAGAAGTACATGGTGAAAAGGGTGAGGTGTCACATTCAGGGGAATAAGACCAAGAGGTTCCATCTGTGTTTGGCTTGAATAAGGAGGTAGAGCTTCCAGAATGAGAGGGCTATGACTTTTTCCACTGTGTCTTTAGCCATCCGCAATGAAACCAACAAACACAAAAAATGTCCAGAGACAAACAATGCAGTGTCTGAAAAATATCAGAGAGACCATCACATTCTCACATGAGTTTGAGTCCAGCTAACAAACAACAATTATGTGCCATTGTACATCATTCGCTGGATTTATATTTTATTGAGCACACCACATGATGTTGACTTTCTGTACGGCACTTtgtgaagggctttataaatacaatacattgattgattgattgattgattgattgactgtacttgtgtgtttgtatgaggCATAACACAACTTCATGTCATTCAGATATTCTGTAGAGTAGCAGCAATACTTTTGGAACCTATTGGGGAATTTATTGGGGCTCAACAAAGACATTCaggttcacccactgggtcagtttaacaagtacttttgatttacatttggttgagttgtcaactaaccgtgaattcaacttgaaatcaacaacaaatgtcaccatgtcattggatttaggtataTTAGCATAAACTATGAGAGTCTTGATTTCAGAAAATAACATTCTGAATgtgatcatcatcattatcatcactatcatcatcgTCATTATTATCACcgttattatcatcatcatcatcatcatcaatatcatcatcattatcaccaccattattatcatcatcattattatcaaCATCATTATTatcaccattatcatcatcatcatcaatatcatcatccttgtcatcaccatcatcattatcCTCATCAGTATTgtcattatcattatcatcaccattattatcatcatcattatcatcaccattattatgatcatcatcatcatcatcattattattatcatcatcatcaaaatCATCAGTATCATCAATATCATCatgatcctcatcatcatcaatatcatcaTGATCATCTAAAAAGCCTTTGCTCTGTGCTTCAAAATTGTCAACATGAGGATGAACCATAATCCAGAATAATTGAAGACATCAAATATAAAAAAATCAAATTTGTTATAAGACTATCCAATAATAATTGAAGAGATGGTGTTAAAAATTGGGGCTATGCTGAAGTCACTCATTTTATATATACACTGTGGGCTAATTTGAATGGGTCTAACTTCATCTGCCAGTGTGATTTTAGCTTATTTAAAAACAGATGTCTCAAATGTCACCCTTTTCCATATATAGTGCTCTAtttttgacctgagccctatggcccttgtcaaatgtagtgcaccgCATACAGTAGGGAACAGGGAGCCTGTCTCTACATCCGGTAAGTCATAGAAACAGCACTGTCTGAAAATAGGTCACATCAACGTGGTGAGTCTCAGAGAGTTACTGATTAACCCAATCACACTCCCTCAGCAGACATGTCATCCTGGCCAAGCAGCTGAAGCTGAGGGGGgcttttcagtgttcagtgtttctgTAACAGCCTCCCTGTGTAAATGTTCCATACTTAGGCCAAGCACACTGCAAATATCAGTTGAAAGCACATCTTGAGTGTAAGACATGTCATTCCAATGTCATAAACATCAACGAACATGTATGTATAGGAACCTCATGACCAGTTTTTCATATGTTGCATTGAACACTGCAACATGTTTTAGATGGACTCCTAGAGGACTTTTACTAACTGTCAGTAAAGTATGCCTTCAAGTAAAAACATTAGACTTACATTAGATCAGGGCTTGTTGAGGGTAAATGTTAGAGATTTACTGAGTGAGAACAAGGCTCACTCCAAGCTTTATTCTATGTCTGTGAAGCTGGCCCTACAACTCTCAAGTTAACAAGTTTGCTAAAATGAGCTTGTTTGTCAAAGTCTCTCACAGCCAAAACATAGCTGTGCATCTTGTGGCTACACACACAGGCAGCGAAGACAGGCCTGTAGTGAGTAAACAGCTCAGAGGTCTGTCCAAAGTGCAGAGATGGCCCACCACAACCTACACCTACGAGCTAAACCACTGTGAACCGGCTCACCACTTGGCAAGCGTGGGCGTGCAAAACATGCCAGCAACACTGCTGCAAAACAAAAGA
Above is a genomic segment from Oncorhynchus kisutch isolate 150728-3 linkage group LG19, Okis_V2, whole genome shotgun sequence containing:
- the LOC109864931 gene encoding uncharacterized protein LOC109864931 — protein: MIRICLLWGLLSQVYLIQTEDAPQPIPVTTRLFGDNISLPCPKAESQQFLYWYRQTVGQLPHLVASVSYASGPVLNGEFKNPRFKVEESEYVYNLIIRNISTLDEATYFCGMGTIYGMNYGHATFLAVKGHNHPTVVQQLVSDPVHPGDSVILQCTVLSQTCTGEHSVYWFRAGSGESHPGVIYTPGNLSDACKKNPETPSPTQSCVYSLSKNNLSLSDAGTYYCAVATCGEILFGNGTNLNIERSLDHVVIGLGVTSVFCVIVIIILIFSRITKPISEHYKVSVAQHIRHDNSTTEYDQDHDPDTLNYAALHFSERKTKRGRKKRETQQESVYSDVRVDWD